One Triticum dicoccoides isolate Atlit2015 ecotype Zavitan chromosome 5B, WEW_v2.0, whole genome shotgun sequence genomic window carries:
- the LOC119310025 gene encoding bZIP transcription factor TRAB1-like isoform X2, translating to MLKEDRWGGTEGIMDFRSSNGGSSSERGPAEAAPLTRQGSIYSLTFEEFQSTLGGGAGVGGSDLGKDFSSMNMDELLRSIWTAEESQAMAASASGAGAGPPPTSLQGQGSLTLPRTLSAKTVDEVWRNLVRDDPLPVGAEGAEPQPHRQATLGEMTLEEFLVKAGVVREIPTAPAVPAPPMQPRPVPVVPKGPSFYGNFPSANDAGAAALGFPPVAMGDLALANGLMPRAVGMGGAPLVVQTAVNPVDSGGKGSEDLSSPSEPMPYSFEGIVRGRRTGGGVEKVVERRQRRMIKNRESAARSRARKQAYTMELEAEVQKLKDLNEELVRKQKEILEMQKREAPEMKDQFGRKKRQCLRRTLTGPW from the exons ATGCTCAAGGAGGACCGGTGGGGAGGGACGGAGGGGATCATGGACTTCAGGAGCAGCAACGGCGGGTCGTCCTCGGAGCGCGGGCCGGCGGAGGCGGCGCCGCTGACGAGGCAGGGGTCCATCTACTCCCTGACGTTCGAGGAGTTCCAGAGCACGCTCGGCGGGGGCGCCGGCGTGGGAGGCAGCGACCTCGGCAAGGACTTCAGCTCCATGAACATGGACGAGCTGCTCCGGAGCATCTGGACCGCCGAGGAGAGCCAGgccatggccgcctcggcctcggGCGCGGGCGCCGGCCCGCCGCCCACGTCGCTGCAGGGCCAGGGCTCGCTCACGCTGCCCCGCACCCTCAGCGCCAAGACGGTCGACGAGGTGTGGCGCAACCTCGTGCGCGATGACCCGCTTCCGGTGGGTGCAGAGGGTGCCGAGCCGCAGCCCCATCGGCAGGCGACGCTCGGGGAGATGACCCTGGAGGAGTTCCTGGTCAAAGCCGGCGTGGTGCGAGAGATCCCCACCGCTCCTGCAGTGCCGGCCCCGCCCATGCAGCCGCGGCCGGTCCCCGTTGTCCCTAAAGGCCCTTCCTTCTACGGGAACTTCCCGAGCGCCAACGACGCCGGCGCGGCGGCGCTGGGGTTCCCGCCGGTCGCCATGGGGGATCTGGCCTTGGCCAATGGGCTCATGCCGAGGGCAGTGGGTATGGGAGGCGCCCCCCTGGTTGTGCAAACTGCGGTCAACCCGGTTGATTCCGGCGGCAAGGGGAGCGAGGATCTGTCATCGCCGTCGGAACCAATGCCGTACTCGTTCGAGGGGATTGTGAGGGGGAGGAGGACTGGCGGCGGCGTGGAGAAGGTGGTggagaggaggcagaggaggatgATCAAGAACAGGGAGTCCGCCGCCAGGTCCCGTGCCCGCAAGCAG GCTTATACAATGGAGTTGGAGGCCGAAGTTCAGAAGCTCAAGGACCTGAACGAGGAACTGGTGAGGAAACAG AAAGAGATACTGGAAATGCAGAAAAGAGAG GCCCCTGAGATGAAGGATCAGTTCGGACGGAAGAAGCGGCAGTGCTTGCGAAGAACGTTGACCGGCCCCTGGTGA
- the LOC119310025 gene encoding bZIP transcription factor TRAB1-like isoform X1 — protein sequence MLKEDRWGGTEGIMDFRSSNGGSSSERGPAEAAPLTRQGSIYSLTFEEFQSTLGGGAGVGGSDLGKDFSSMNMDELLRSIWTAEESQAMAASASGAGAGPPPTSLQGQGSLTLPRTLSAKTVDEVWRNLVRDDPLPVGAEGAEPQPHRQATLGEMTLEEFLVKAGVVREIPTAPAVPAPPMQPRPVPVVPKGPSFYGNFPSANDAGAAALGFPPVAMGDLALANGLMPRAVGMGGAPLVVQTAVNPVDSGGKGSEDLSSPSEPMPYSFEGIVRGRRTGGGVEKVVERRQRRMIKNRESAARSRARKQAYTMELEAEVQKLKDLNEELVRKQKEILEMQKREQAPEMKDQFGRKKRQCLRRTLTGPW from the exons ATGCTCAAGGAGGACCGGTGGGGAGGGACGGAGGGGATCATGGACTTCAGGAGCAGCAACGGCGGGTCGTCCTCGGAGCGCGGGCCGGCGGAGGCGGCGCCGCTGACGAGGCAGGGGTCCATCTACTCCCTGACGTTCGAGGAGTTCCAGAGCACGCTCGGCGGGGGCGCCGGCGTGGGAGGCAGCGACCTCGGCAAGGACTTCAGCTCCATGAACATGGACGAGCTGCTCCGGAGCATCTGGACCGCCGAGGAGAGCCAGgccatggccgcctcggcctcggGCGCGGGCGCCGGCCCGCCGCCCACGTCGCTGCAGGGCCAGGGCTCGCTCACGCTGCCCCGCACCCTCAGCGCCAAGACGGTCGACGAGGTGTGGCGCAACCTCGTGCGCGATGACCCGCTTCCGGTGGGTGCAGAGGGTGCCGAGCCGCAGCCCCATCGGCAGGCGACGCTCGGGGAGATGACCCTGGAGGAGTTCCTGGTCAAAGCCGGCGTGGTGCGAGAGATCCCCACCGCTCCTGCAGTGCCGGCCCCGCCCATGCAGCCGCGGCCGGTCCCCGTTGTCCCTAAAGGCCCTTCCTTCTACGGGAACTTCCCGAGCGCCAACGACGCCGGCGCGGCGGCGCTGGGGTTCCCGCCGGTCGCCATGGGGGATCTGGCCTTGGCCAATGGGCTCATGCCGAGGGCAGTGGGTATGGGAGGCGCCCCCCTGGTTGTGCAAACTGCGGTCAACCCGGTTGATTCCGGCGGCAAGGGGAGCGAGGATCTGTCATCGCCGTCGGAACCAATGCCGTACTCGTTCGAGGGGATTGTGAGGGGGAGGAGGACTGGCGGCGGCGTGGAGAAGGTGGTggagaggaggcagaggaggatgATCAAGAACAGGGAGTCCGCCGCCAGGTCCCGTGCCCGCAAGCAG GCTTATACAATGGAGTTGGAGGCCGAAGTTCAGAAGCTCAAGGACCTGAACGAGGAACTGGTGAGGAAACAG AAAGAGATACTGGAAATGCAGAAAAGAGAG CAGGCCCCTGAGATGAAGGATCAGTTCGGACGGAAGAAGCGGCAGTGCTTGCGAAGAACGTTGACCGGCCCCTGGTGA